In one window of Solanum pennellii chromosome 2, SPENNV200 DNA:
- the LOC107010006 gene encoding uncharacterized protein LOC107010006: MEKIEADVQDLKEKVNSQQHDYKHAELRRSADGKQPELKGDDGKLHKTHDKVCLNTAAGTSKKASEKPRNTNLNQLFIKPFIQNTQVQIPAEPQTSTYAVSLQNDKKRYNYITQSYIENIYKIQTYLNLNPRSTQTKNPEEDYITQKLRGYNRLIAQPKTSPNLVKTCYSYGLLNTVYTYTGEEIIGIPELHKAFVTYKSVTKGNLFYIKFYTAPAEILYEEIKSPIQVIKIGLTRDMIIPEEIEKQTEIPKIEIPNFYANKRIIGIATIIQELANN, translated from the coding sequence atggagaaaatagaAGCAGATGTACAAGATCTGAAAGAAAAAGTTAacagtcagcagcatgactataaACATGCGGAGCTACGTCGTTCGGCGGACGGTAAACAGCCAGAGCTAAAAGGAGACGATGGGAAACTCCATAAAACCCATGACAAAGTTTGTTTAAATACAGCTGCAGGTACAAGCAAAAAAGCTAGTGAGAAACCAAGGAATACAAACTTAAACCAGCTATTCATAAAACCATTTATTCAAAATACACAAGTACAAATACCCGCAGAACCACAAACTTCCACATATGCAGTTAGTCTACAGAATGACAAAAAGAGATACAACTACATTACACAGTCCTATATcgaaaacatatataaaatccaaacatatttaaatttgaaccCCAGATCTACCCAAACTAAAAACCCAGAAGAAGACTATATAACCCAAAAGTTACGGGGATATAATAGGCTTATAGCACAACCTAAAACTAGTCCAAATTTAGTTAAAACATGTTATAGTTATGGGTTACTAAACACAGTATATACATATACTGGAGAAGAGATAATTGGGATACCAGAATTACACAAAGCATTTGTGACATACAAAAGTGTTACTAAAGGAAAtctattttatattaagttttatACAGCACCAGCTGAGATATTATACGAAGAAATTAAGTCGCCAATCCAAGTTATAAAGATAGGTTTGACCAGAGATATGATAATACCAGAGGAAATAGAAAAACAAACTGAGATACCGAAGATAGAGATACCAAACttttatgcaaataaaagaataattggtATAGCAACAATTATACAAGAGCTAGCCAATAATTAG